Proteins encoded within one genomic window of Alteribacter populi:
- a CDS encoding galactokinase: MNYEQLIHEFKAKFSSEEARLFFAPGRINLIGEHTDYNGGNVFPCAITYGTYAVAKKRDDYLVRLYSVNFPNKNMIEFNLNDLDYKEKDGWANYPKGMLRYIRERGDDLTGMDVLFYGNIPNAAGLSSSASIELLTGVVIEKLNQLSIDRLELVKIGMRVENEFIGVKSGIMDQFAVGMGKKEEGILLDCQTLDYHYAPLKLGSKKVLIMNTNKRRELAASKYNERRNECEQALKQIQTAIDVLALGELSEEDFEQIKHTIKNPTVLKRAKHAVYENQRTIQALQALKNDDLSRFGELMNDSHTSLKEDYEVTGFELDTLVETAWKQDGVLGARMTGAGFGGCAIAIVEEKCVDNFIENVGTRYKEKVGYEADFYIASIGDGARELEMEVRI, from the coding sequence ATGAACTATGAGCAGTTAATCCACGAGTTTAAAGCGAAATTTTCATCTGAGGAGGCTCGGTTATTTTTTGCCCCTGGTAGAATCAATTTAATAGGCGAGCACACTGATTATAACGGAGGAAATGTGTTTCCATGTGCGATTACGTATGGAACCTATGCGGTAGCTAAAAAGCGTGATGACTACTTAGTGCGACTTTATTCAGTAAACTTTCCTAATAAAAATATGATTGAATTTAACTTAAACGACCTTGATTACAAAGAGAAAGATGGTTGGGCGAACTATCCGAAGGGGATGTTGCGGTATATTCGTGAACGAGGTGATGACCTGACTGGGATGGACGTTTTATTCTATGGTAATATCCCGAACGCTGCCGGGCTTTCATCTTCTGCTTCTATTGAGCTCTTAACCGGCGTAGTGATTGAAAAGCTTAATCAGCTTTCCATCGATCGTCTCGAATTGGTGAAAATCGGGATGCGCGTTGAAAATGAGTTTATTGGTGTGAAAAGCGGAATTATGGACCAGTTTGCGGTCGGTATGGGCAAAAAAGAGGAAGGTATTCTTTTAGATTGCCAGACTCTTGATTATCACTATGCGCCGCTTAAACTAGGCTCAAAAAAAGTATTAATTATGAACACAAATAAACGGAGGGAGCTTGCAGCATCGAAGTACAACGAGCGCCGTAACGAATGTGAGCAAGCGTTAAAACAAATCCAGACCGCAATCGATGTGTTGGCCCTCGGTGAACTATCCGAAGAAGATTTCGAGCAAATAAAACACACGATTAAAAATCCCACCGTTTTAAAAAGAGCAAAGCACGCTGTCTATGAAAATCAACGAACGATTCAAGCGTTACAAGCGCTGAAAAATGACGACCTTTCTCGTTTTGGCGAGTTAATGAATGATTCTCACACGTCATTAAAAGAAGATTATGAAGTCACGGGTTTTGAGTTGGATACGCTTGTTGAAACGGCGTGGAAACAAGACGGAGTTTTAGGAGCACGAATGACCGGTGCTGGCTTTGGCGGCTGTGCGATCGCAATTGTGGAAGAAAAATGTGTTGATAACTTCATAGAAAATGTAGGCACACGATACAAAGAAAAGGTCGGCTACGAAGCAGACTTCTACATTGCCAGTATTGGTGACGGGGCACGAGAATTAGAGATGGAGGTAAGGATATGA
- a CDS encoding alpha-glucosidase/alpha-galactosidase: MSKITFIGAGSTIFAKNILGDCMFVPALAGFEYALHDIDEKRLKESEQMLVNLAQKYNQSIKITSYLDRKEALIDAKYVINAIQVGGYEPSTVIDFEIPKKYGLRQTIGDTIGIGGIFRTLRTVPVMLDIARDMEEVCPDAWLINYTNPMATLTGAMLRYTKVKAIGLCHSVQVCTEDLLKSLNIEADGVEEKIAGINHMAWLLEVKKEGKNLYPEIKKRARKKQATKHSDMVRFELMDKFGYYVTESSEHNAEYHPYFIKNQYPELIDRYNIPLDEYPRRCVNQINDWEQMREDMVNNAQLTHERTVEYGSRIIEAMETNVPFKFVGNVLNTGGLISNLPTKACVEVPCVADRNGVIPGYIGELPEQLAALNRTNINTQLLTVEAAIYQKKESIYQAALLDPHTNAELSIDDIIAMCDDLIEAHGDWLPSYR, translated from the coding sequence ATGTCTAAAATTACGTTTATCGGAGCCGGAAGTACGATATTTGCTAAAAACATTTTAGGAGATTGCATGTTTGTTCCTGCATTAGCTGGATTTGAATACGCTCTTCATGACATTGATGAGAAAAGGCTTAAAGAGTCGGAACAAATGTTGGTCAACTTAGCTCAAAAGTATAATCAGTCTATTAAAATCACGTCCTATCTAGATCGTAAAGAAGCTTTGATCGATGCTAAATACGTCATCAATGCCATTCAAGTCGGAGGTTATGAGCCTAGTACTGTCATCGACTTTGAAATACCTAAAAAGTACGGATTGCGTCAAACAATTGGGGATACGATTGGAATTGGCGGTATTTTCCGAACGTTACGTACGGTACCTGTCATGCTCGATATTGCCAGAGATATGGAGGAAGTTTGTCCTGACGCCTGGTTAATAAACTACACAAATCCGATGGCGACATTAACAGGGGCCATGCTTCGTTATACGAAAGTAAAAGCCATTGGATTATGTCACAGCGTTCAAGTCTGTACAGAGGATTTGTTAAAGTCTTTGAATATCGAAGCTGATGGAGTGGAAGAAAAGATCGCGGGAATTAACCACATGGCATGGTTACTAGAAGTAAAAAAAGAAGGTAAAAATCTTTATCCTGAAATTAAAAAAAGAGCGCGTAAAAAACAAGCGACGAAACATTCGGATATGGTCCGGTTTGAATTAATGGATAAGTTCGGATACTACGTGACAGAGTCTTCCGAGCATAATGCTGAATACCACCCTTATTTTATAAAAAATCAGTATCCCGAATTGATCGATCGCTATAATATTCCTTTAGATGAGTATCCGCGTCGCTGTGTCAATCAGATAAACGATTGGGAACAAATGAGAGAAGACATGGTTAACAATGCGCAGCTCACTCATGAAAGAACCGTTGAATATGGATCAAGAATTATTGAAGCGATGGAGACAAACGTGCCATTCAAATTTGTAGGAAATGTCTTAAATACAGGAGGACTGATTTCAAACTTGCCAACGAAAGCATGTGTCGAAGTCCCTTGTGTGGCAGATAGAAACGGAGTCATCCCTGGCTACATTGGCGAATTACCAGAACAACTAGCCGCGCTAAATCGCACAAACATCAACACCCAGCTCTTAACCGTCGAGGCTGCTATCTATCAAAAGAAAGAGTCTATTTACCAAGCTGCTCTCCTTGACCCTCATACAAACGCTGAGCTGTCCATCGACGACATTATCGCGATGTGTGACGACTTGATTGAGGCACATGGGGATTGGCTGCCTAGTTATCGTTAA
- a CDS encoding transposase translates to MSRKLRVWYPGAMYHITARGNRRTPLFEETKDYLKYLAILEDVKSKSPFFLHSYCLMTYHIHLLLETTTFPIQGIMNQLQSRYANWFNKDKGYIGHLFQGRYGANIIKTDDDFLEISRYIHLMPLEAKMVHHPQDYPWSSYRAFISPIHTPHVRTTKILSNFANPQQARYQQFVEAK, encoded by the coding sequence ATGTCTAGGAAGCTTAGAGTTTGGTATCCGGGTGCGATGTATCATATTACCGCGCGTGGTAACCGTAGAACGCCTCTGTTTGAAGAAACAAAAGATTACCTTAAGTACTTAGCGATCCTCGAAGACGTCAAAAGTAAGTCCCCATTCTTTTTACACTCCTATTGTTTGATGACCTATCATATTCACCTTCTACTGGAAACAACCACCTTCCCAATCCAAGGAATTATGAATCAACTCCAATCACGTTATGCCAATTGGTTCAACAAAGACAAAGGTTACATCGGGCATTTGTTTCAAGGACGGTATGGCGCCAACATCATTAAAACAGATGATGATTTTTTAGAAATCAGCCGATATATTCACTTAATGCCCCTCGAAGCAAAAATGGTTCACCACCCTCAAGACTATCCTTGGAGTAGTTACCGTGCGTTTATTTCACCAATCCACACCCCTCACGTAAGAACAACAAAAATCCTCTCAAACTTTGCAAATCCCCAACAGGCTCGTTACCAACAATTTGTAGAAGCAAAGTAG
- a CDS encoding Xaa-Pro dipeptidyl-peptidase, with amino-acid sequence MVYRRFSKFMIVVLALGILFPAFLPAESVAEEGQVAVADQGISHLVEDGVTQPVSSYEDAIRETVYIDTDLDTNGDGNNDQIAADIIRPAETEEGLEVPVIMIASPYYESLGRGNESQLKEYEDGKPVKFPLYYDNYFVPRGYAVVQVDMVGTNLSDGCPTTGGYEETESVKAVIDWLNGRADGATADDEGVLADWSTGKVGMYGKSYDGTLANAVAATGVEGLETIVPVVAISSWYDYYRSQGVTYRYNGPNGLANTVVASERREECEPVRDQMVEVMDDESGNFNDFWDERNYLNDVDNVSASVFMIHGLNDLNVKTNHFGQWWEELEKNDVPRKVWLTQTGHTEPFDFRRDEWVDTIHRWFDHWLLDIDNGIMDEPMADIERSANEWETHSSWPDEDADTIKFRLGPAEDDLPGTLTNGPVQGNGTQSFTNNPWQTENQMVSNPFEENDNRLMFLSPELEEEVRFSGTPKLDVRAKVDGEATNLTALIVDFGKDERVDHQRGSGGLRMLDTDDCWGESTDRDSACYMQHEVLTHEQDYEIVTRGWMDAQNHKNLWESDPLRAGQNYRFEWDALTHDYVFKPGHQIGIVIAGSSRNFTVPSQEEVEIEIYLGQSRIELPVVGGKKAIDF; translated from the coding sequence ATGGTTTATCGTCGTTTTTCGAAATTCATGATTGTCGTTCTGGCACTAGGTATTTTATTTCCGGCATTTTTGCCTGCAGAATCGGTAGCGGAAGAAGGTCAAGTAGCGGTTGCTGATCAAGGCATTTCTCATCTCGTCGAGGATGGAGTGACGCAACCTGTGTCGTCGTATGAAGATGCGATCAGGGAAACCGTTTATATTGACACGGACTTAGATACAAATGGGGATGGGAATAATGATCAAATAGCCGCAGACATCATTCGACCTGCAGAAACTGAAGAAGGGCTTGAAGTCCCTGTCATTATGATTGCAAGTCCATACTACGAAAGTCTTGGTAGGGGAAATGAATCTCAACTGAAAGAATATGAAGACGGCAAGCCCGTCAAGTTTCCTCTATATTATGATAACTATTTCGTTCCACGCGGATATGCTGTAGTTCAAGTAGATATGGTGGGAACGAATTTATCTGACGGCTGCCCAACTACTGGTGGATATGAAGAAACAGAGAGTGTCAAGGCCGTCATTGATTGGCTCAATGGACGAGCTGATGGAGCGACCGCTGACGATGAAGGTGTTTTAGCAGATTGGAGTACTGGAAAAGTCGGGATGTATGGTAAATCATACGATGGTACCTTGGCCAACGCAGTGGCGGCTACGGGTGTAGAGGGTCTTGAAACGATTGTTCCAGTTGTTGCAATCAGCAGTTGGTATGATTATTACCGCTCACAAGGTGTTACGTATCGGTACAATGGTCCAAACGGTCTAGCAAATACGGTGGTAGCTTCCGAACGCCGTGAGGAATGTGAGCCTGTACGTGATCAAATGGTAGAAGTAATGGATGATGAGAGTGGAAATTTTAATGATTTTTGGGACGAGCGTAACTATCTTAATGATGTAGACAATGTTAGCGCTAGTGTATTTATGATCCATGGCTTAAACGATCTTAATGTGAAAACAAACCATTTCGGACAATGGTGGGAAGAACTTGAAAAGAACGATGTCCCTCGAAAAGTATGGCTCACACAGACAGGCCATACGGAACCGTTTGACTTCCGTCGTGATGAATGGGTAGATACAATTCATCGTTGGTTTGATCATTGGTTACTCGATATTGACAATGGAATCATGGACGAGCCTATGGCTGATATCGAACGATCAGCAAATGAATGGGAAACTCATTCTTCCTGGCCAGATGAAGATGCAGACACTATTAAATTCCGCTTAGGTCCTGCAGAAGATGACCTCCCTGGAACTTTGACAAATGGTCCTGTTCAAGGCAACGGAACACAGTCTTTTACGAATAATCCATGGCAAACTGAAAATCAAATGGTTTCTAACCCGTTTGAAGAAAATGATAATCGGTTAATGTTCCTATCTCCTGAACTTGAGGAGGAAGTTCGTTTCAGTGGTACGCCAAAACTGGACGTTCGTGCTAAAGTAGATGGAGAAGCTACGAATTTAACAGCTTTAATCGTCGACTTTGGAAAAGATGAACGTGTTGACCACCAAAGAGGATCCGGTGGTTTGAGGATGCTAGATACAGATGATTGCTGGGGAGAGAGCACAGACAGAGATAGTGCTTGTTACATGCAGCATGAAGTACTGACCCACGAGCAAGACTACGAAATCGTGACGCGAGGCTGGATGGATGCTCAGAACCACAAAAACCTATGGGAAAGCGATCCGCTTAGAGCTGGCCAAAACTACCGCTTCGAGTGGGACGCGCTCACTCACGATTACGTTTTTAAACCAGGTCATCAAATCGGAATTGTCATCGCAGGTAGCAGCAGAAACTTCACTGTTCCAAGCCAAGAAGAAGTAGAGATTGAAATCTATCTCGGGCAAAGCCGCATAGAACTTCCAGTAGTAGGCGGTAAAAAAGCAATAGACTTTTAA
- a CDS encoding pullulanase — translation MRRRTRRFASIFMVVVMMMSVLPGFFPALQVSAKESPNEVTATGTETEGDNRTVRVTYEREDASYDDWDVWVWNTGVQDDNIDFTEFHSGLATAYIDVAENTEEIGFIIRKDNWEDREPNGQEIDRQIQVNQEDPLTKVHINSGEVDFHTVPTVSGPELDSGTATFFYRDQDLYLNNDMDKIDSVELKLDGGTYEMEYEDANERFVYEYENLPEGEHEYTFLVTKDGETTEVSDPYNTVDGISTVKNLSTDIQLTGEVAPGAIAYNENAVLTVDVETEIETDSETEISRLYADMSALGGSDELDIDLELKEVTLAVKHDVTAGVKEIPLTAVDEYGNHHHGTAEIEVKTRQFVGEDDFDWDEALIYFMLTDRFFDGDESNNDPYDMNYDTNYRGAYQGGDFKGITERLDYLDDLGINTIWISPVVENIQYDVRHNADDGDPDQPYFGYHGYWASDFEELNPHFGTIEDFHELIDEADERGMKIMVDVVLNHTGYGLKEIDGEIPEDERPKGYPTDEERAFFSDMLRQGDDVGDDEVTGELAGLPDFITEDPEVREQIIDWQTSWIEKSRTEQGNTIDYFRVDTVKHVEDTTWMAFKNELTREMPEFKMIGESWGAGQTDDHGYLRSGMMDSLLDFEFKDTARDFVDGNLERANSNLETCNDQLDNTATLGQFLGSHDEEGFLTSVDGDEGKLKVAAALQMTAKGQPVIYYGEELGLSGTDNYPFYDNRYDMAWNQVEDNDILEHYQKLLSFRNEYSDVFARGERSVVAGSNEEEFLLFQRGEEENAVYVGLNVSGEAQQVTLTADSSDAVLTDEYRDEEYAVSDDHEVTISIPSMADGGTVLLTVDGGALLGEDAVEPDEGDTLRIHYQREDNHFENLGLWLWDDVAEPSDNWPTGGTTFEADQMTDYGAYLDIELTEDAERLGFLVLNTQTGDKDGDDKYVEILSPDMEEVWIKEGSDDVFLYEPVDLPENTVRINYERADPSYEPWGLWLWDDVAEPSEQVGDWPTGATPFSNEQTGRYGAYLDVELIENAEDLGFLVVNRDNGDETDGDDKSFDELGEYDQLFIRKGDDRVHTNPYFTNEEGITSGELLSDEKIELTFSSTTWLKEEELAEALAVTDKDGNDTAFDSVTIESETKVIIHGSFTIDQAPFAVTYDERTVNVTAGWRLIDEMYAYEGDLGATLHEDGSATLKLWSPNADNVSVILYDRDDQYEVVAEDVDMSYGDRGVWEITLDNSNTGVNDLNGYYYHFEIERNGEKTLALDPYAKSMAAWNNLGEYPIGKAAIVDPSAIGPELNFANIDGFEKREDAIIYEIHVRDFTSDPNIEDEIDSQFGTFSAFVEKLDYIEELGVTHVQLLPVMSYFWGDELASGERMLDYSSTGNNYNWGYDPHSYFSPTGMYSENPEDAELRIEELKKLIDEIHGRGMGVILDVVYNHTAQVEIFEDLVPNYYHFMDADGTPRTSFGGGRLGTTHEMARRILVDSITYWTEEFKVDGFRFDMMGDHDAESIQIAYDKAKEINPNIVMIGEGWRTFVGDENDGDVMPADQDWMQHTESVGSFSDDFRNELKSGFGSEGEPRFITGGARDIQHIYDNLTANPHNFTATNPGDVVPYIAAHDNLTLHDVIAQSIKKDPEHHQEEIHKRIRLGNTMVLTAQGTAFIHAGQEFGRTKQFKADTDEAPYKSTYMEDTDGNPFEYPYFIHDSYDSTDAINKIDWDKATNKEAYPINNLTREFTTGLIELRRSTDAFRLGTMEEIDSHVSYIDAPEISENDLVIGYKAESTDGTGTYFVFVNADHSERTLTLEDDDLTEGTIIVDGNEAGIVEISNPTGFELTADQITIDPLTAVVVRVGGEQPEEDDEQEPCKGRPPHAGQPGPPPHAGQPGAPSC, via the coding sequence ATGAGGAGAAGGACGAGGCGCTTTGCTTCAATTTTTATGGTAGTTGTTATGATGATGAGTGTGTTACCTGGGTTTTTTCCGGCTCTGCAAGTGAGTGCGAAAGAATCGCCAAATGAAGTAACCGCTACTGGGACTGAGACGGAAGGTGACAATCGGACTGTTCGTGTCACGTATGAGCGGGAGGATGCGAGCTATGACGATTGGGATGTTTGGGTGTGGAACACTGGGGTGCAAGATGATAACATCGATTTTACCGAATTCCACAGCGGTCTTGCCACAGCGTACATTGACGTTGCCGAAAACACAGAGGAAATTGGCTTTATCATACGTAAAGATAACTGGGAAGACCGCGAGCCAAATGGACAGGAGATCGATCGTCAAATTCAAGTAAACCAAGAGGATCCATTGACGAAGGTACATATTAACAGCGGAGAAGTTGACTTTCACACCGTACCAACTGTCTCAGGTCCTGAATTAGATAGTGGAACGGCGACGTTTTTTTACCGCGACCAAGATCTTTATCTAAATAATGACATGGACAAAATCGACAGTGTCGAGCTTAAGCTTGATGGTGGTACCTATGAGATGGAGTATGAAGATGCGAACGAGCGCTTCGTGTATGAGTACGAAAACCTTCCTGAAGGCGAACACGAGTACACGTTCCTAGTTACGAAAGACGGGGAAACAACTGAAGTTAGCGATCCATATAACACAGTAGACGGCATTTCAACAGTGAAAAACCTATCAACAGATATTCAGTTAACTGGAGAAGTAGCACCAGGTGCGATTGCTTACAACGAAAATGCTGTTCTCACTGTCGATGTGGAAACAGAAATAGAAACAGACAGTGAAACAGAAATTTCCCGCCTCTACGCAGACATGTCAGCTTTAGGCGGTTCAGATGAACTTGACATTGACCTTGAACTAAAAGAAGTTACGCTTGCAGTCAAGCATGATGTAACCGCAGGTGTAAAAGAAATTCCGCTCACAGCGGTAGATGAGTATGGCAATCATCACCATGGCACAGCAGAAATCGAAGTGAAAACCCGGCAATTTGTTGGCGAGGACGACTTCGATTGGGATGAAGCTCTGATATATTTCATGTTAACCGACCGTTTTTTTGACGGTGATGAATCAAACAACGACCCATATGACATGAACTATGACACAAACTACCGTGGTGCATATCAGGGCGGAGATTTTAAAGGAATTACTGAGCGTCTGGACTATTTAGATGATCTCGGCATAAATACAATTTGGATAAGTCCAGTCGTTGAAAATATTCAATATGATGTTCGCCACAATGCAGACGACGGCGACCCGGACCAACCATACTTTGGGTATCACGGATACTGGGCAAGTGATTTTGAAGAGCTCAATCCTCATTTTGGCACAATCGAGGATTTCCACGAGCTCATTGATGAAGCGGATGAGCGCGGCATGAAAATTATGGTTGATGTCGTTTTAAACCATACAGGCTATGGGCTAAAAGAAATCGACGGTGAAATCCCAGAGGACGAGCGTCCAAAAGGGTATCCAACTGATGAGGAAAGGGCCTTCTTTAGTGACATGCTCAGACAAGGGGACGATGTCGGAGATGATGAAGTCACTGGTGAACTTGCTGGACTTCCTGACTTTATCACCGAGGACCCAGAAGTAAGAGAACAAATTATTGATTGGCAAACGAGCTGGATCGAAAAATCACGTACGGAACAGGGGAACACCATTGATTACTTCCGTGTTGATACTGTCAAGCACGTTGAGGATACGACGTGGATGGCGTTTAAAAATGAGCTTACTAGAGAAATGCCTGAGTTCAAGATGATCGGTGAATCATGGGGAGCCGGCCAAACTGATGATCATGGTTACCTTAGATCCGGAATGATGGACTCGTTACTTGATTTTGAGTTTAAAGACACTGCTCGCGACTTTGTAGATGGAAATCTTGAAAGAGCGAACAGCAACCTAGAAACCTGTAACGACCAGCTTGATAACACCGCGACACTCGGTCAATTTTTAGGAAGTCATGATGAAGAAGGCTTTTTGACTTCAGTCGACGGTGATGAAGGAAAATTAAAAGTGGCCGCTGCACTGCAAATGACAGCAAAAGGTCAGCCTGTTATTTATTACGGGGAAGAGCTTGGCTTAAGCGGAACTGATAATTACCCGTTCTATGACAACCGTTATGATATGGCATGGAACCAAGTTGAAGACAACGACATTCTCGAACACTATCAAAAGCTTCTTTCCTTTAGAAACGAGTATTCTGACGTTTTTGCTAGGGGAGAAAGAAGTGTCGTAGCCGGATCAAATGAAGAAGAGTTTCTTCTTTTCCAAAGAGGCGAAGAAGAAAATGCTGTCTATGTTGGCTTAAACGTATCAGGCGAAGCTCAACAAGTAACGTTAACCGCCGACTCTTCGGATGCGGTTCTCACAGATGAATATCGTGATGAAGAATACGCCGTTTCCGATGATCATGAAGTTACTATATCCATTCCATCGATGGCAGACGGAGGAACGGTATTACTAACAGTAGACGGTGGAGCCTTGCTGGGAGAAGATGCTGTCGAACCTGATGAAGGTGACACACTAAGAATTCATTATCAACGAGAAGACAATCATTTTGAAAACTTAGGGTTATGGCTTTGGGATGATGTTGCCGAACCTTCAGATAACTGGCCTACAGGTGGCACGACGTTCGAAGCCGACCAAATGACAGACTACGGTGCGTACCTTGATATTGAGTTAACCGAAGATGCCGAGCGCCTAGGTTTTCTCGTCTTAAACACGCAGACGGGAGATAAAGATGGAGATGATAAATATGTGGAGATCTTGTCCCCTGACATGGAGGAAGTTTGGATCAAAGAAGGTTCAGATGACGTTTTCCTCTACGAGCCTGTTGACCTACCAGAAAACACGGTGCGCATTAACTATGAACGAGCGGACCCAAGCTATGAACCCTGGGGTCTTTGGCTTTGGGATGATGTAGCTGAACCATCTGAACAAGTTGGCGACTGGCCAACAGGTGCGACACCATTTTCAAATGAGCAGACAGGACGCTATGGCGCTTACCTGGATGTCGAGCTAATCGAAAATGCCGAAGACCTTGGCTTTCTCGTAGTTAATCGTGATAATGGCGATGAAACAGACGGAGATGACAAATCATTTGACGAGTTAGGTGAGTATGACCAATTATTCATTCGAAAAGGAGATGATAGGGTGCATACAAATCCTTATTTTACGAACGAAGAAGGAATCACTTCCGGAGAATTACTGTCAGATGAAAAAATCGAATTGACCTTTTCATCTACGACTTGGCTCAAAGAAGAGGAGCTTGCAGAAGCGTTGGCGGTTACTGATAAAGATGGAAATGACACCGCCTTTGACAGTGTAACAATTGAAAGCGAAACAAAAGTCATAATTCACGGAAGCTTTACTATTGATCAAGCGCCGTTTGCTGTGACCTATGATGAGCGAACAGTGAATGTGACGGCTGGCTGGCGATTGATCGATGAAATGTACGCCTATGAGGGTGATTTAGGTGCAACCCTTCATGAAGACGGATCGGCGACTCTTAAGCTTTGGTCACCGAATGCCGACAATGTTTCGGTTATTTTATATGACCGTGACGATCAATATGAAGTTGTTGCAGAAGATGTTGACATGAGCTATGGTGACCGTGGCGTCTGGGAAATCACGCTTGATAACTCGAATACAGGAGTCAACGATTTAAATGGATACTACTATCATTTTGAGATTGAGAGAAACGGCGAGAAAACCCTTGCTCTCGATCCGTACGCAAAATCGATGGCCGCATGGAACAACTTAGGCGAGTATCCGATCGGGAAAGCAGCAATTGTAGACCCTTCGGCGATAGGACCAGAACTGAATTTTGCCAACATTGATGGGTTTGAAAAGCGAGAAGATGCGATTATTTATGAGATTCACGTGCGAGATTTTACCTCGGATCCAAATATTGAAGATGAAATAGATTCGCAGTTTGGCACGTTTTCAGCGTTTGTTGAGAAGCTCGATTATATTGAGGAGTTAGGTGTTACACACGTTCAATTGCTTCCCGTGATGAGTTATTTCTGGGGTGATGAGCTGGCGAGCGGTGAAAGAATGCTAGATTATTCGTCCACCGGCAACAACTATAACTGGGGTTATGATCCGCACAGTTATTTCTCACCAACCGGGATGTATTCTGAGAATCCTGAAGATGCTGAGCTACGTATCGAAGAGCTGAAAAAGTTGATCGATGAAATTCACGGTCGTGGTATGGGGGTTATTCTCGACGTTGTTTACAACCATACGGCACAAGTCGAGATCTTTGAAGACCTCGTACCTAATTACTATCATTTCATGGATGCAGACGGCACGCCGCGCACGAGTTTCGGCGGTGGACGCCTCGGCACGACCCATGAAATGGCACGCCGAATATTAGTCGATTCGATTACGTATTGGACTGAAGAGTTTAAAGTTGATGGATTTCGATTTGATATGATGGGCGACCACGACGCCGAAAGCATTCAAATCGCCTATGACAAAGCAAAAGAAATTAACCCGAACATCGTCATGATTGGAGAAGGCTGGCGGACTTTTGTCGGTGATGAGAACGACGGTGACGTTATGCCAGCCGATCAGGACTGGATGCAGCATACCGAAAGTGTCGGCTCGTTTTCGGATGATTTTAGAAATGAATTGAAATCAGGATTCGGCAGCGAAGGGGAGCCGCGCTTTATCACAGGCGGCGCGCGAGATATCCAGCACATCTACGATAATTTAACTGCCAACCCGCACAACTTTACGGCAACCAACCCAGGCGATGTCGTTCCGTATATTGCCGCACATGACAACTTGACGCTTCATGACGTCATCGCGCAGTCGATAAAGAAAGACCCGGAGCACCACCAAGAAGAAATTCATAAACGAATCCGCCTTGGCAATACGATGGTACTAACCGCACAAGGAACAGCATTTATCCACGCCGGGCAAGAATTCGGCCGCACAAAGCAGTTTAAAGCTGATACAGACGAAGCACCATACAAATCGACATATATGGAAGACACGGACGGCAACCCATTCGAGTACCCATACTTCATTCACGATTCCTACGATTCAACGGATGCGATCAACAAGATTGATTGGGATAAAGCCACGAATAAAGAAGCCTACCCAATCAACAATCTCACCCGTGAATTCACGACCGGCCTCATCGAGCTCCGTCGATCAACGGATGCCTTCCGCTTAGGCACGATGGAAGAGATTGATTCACATGTATCGTATATCGACGCACCAGAAATCAGTGAGAACGACTTAGTGATAGGGTACAAAGCCGAATCGACAGATGGAACAGGAACCTACTTCGTATTCGTAAACGCGGATCATAGCGAGCGTACACTAACGTTAGAAGATGACGATCTAACAGAAGGTACAATTATCGTTGACGGAAATGAGGCGGGGATAGTCGAAATTTCAAACCCAACTGGCTTTGAACTCACAGCTGACCAAATCACGATCGATCCATTAACGGCCGTCGTCGTGCGAGTCGGTGGCGAACAGCCAGAAGAAGATGATGAGCAAGAACCCTGCAAAGGCCGACCACCACACGCAGGCCAACCAGGACCACCCCCTCACGCAGGCCAACCAGGCGCCCCGTCTTGCTAG